A portion of the Limosilactobacillus reuteri genome contains these proteins:
- the thiE gene encoding thiamine phosphate synthase, whose protein sequence is MIFDPKMLQVYLVGGTQDVHNDVVKFLEKVELAMKSGITAFQYREKGNSKLRPNERVDLGLELRTLCTHYAIPLIVDDDYELAQQINADGVHVGQNDTKIEQVSVAVGHQMFIGYSCNTPEQVERANTMDFVDYIGCGPVFPTKSKPDADTAIGINRLERLNMISERPVVAIGGIDEENMKVVHDTGVAGLAVISLVFDSKDLVATVKKMKNLYK, encoded by the coding sequence ATGATATTTGATCCAAAAATGTTACAAGTATACTTAGTTGGTGGAACACAAGATGTTCATAATGACGTTGTTAAATTTCTCGAAAAAGTGGAGCTAGCAATGAAGAGTGGTATCACCGCCTTCCAATATCGAGAAAAAGGAAACTCGAAGTTACGGCCTAATGAACGAGTAGACTTAGGACTAGAATTACGGACCTTATGTACGCACTATGCGATTCCATTGATTGTTGATGACGACTATGAATTGGCCCAGCAAATTAACGCTGATGGAGTTCACGTTGGGCAAAATGATACTAAGATTGAACAAGTATCTGTCGCTGTAGGTCATCAGATGTTCATTGGCTACTCCTGTAATACACCAGAACAAGTTGAACGCGCTAATACAATGGACTTTGTTGATTATATCGGTTGTGGCCCTGTTTTCCCTACAAAATCAAAGCCTGACGCCGATACTGCTATTGGGATCAATCGTCTTGAACGTTTAAACATGATCAGTGAGCGTCCTGTAGTTGCAATTGGGGGTATCGATGAAGAAAATATGAAAGTTGTTCACGACACTGGAGTTGCAGGTCTAGCTGTTATTTCCTTAGTCTTTGATAGCAAGGATCTTGTAGCAACTGTAAAGAAAATGAAGAATTTGTATAAATAA
- a CDS encoding chloride channel protein, whose translation MKETQENISLAIATVVLGIVVGFSSLILSAILDLTEHYFLNFNETNKIPVNINIFPIHRFVSVLIGGIIATIIWYFLQRHYHPVSIKNALNGKEMPLRKTFIHVVTQIFFVGTGNFIGRELAPREAGAAIAQKWSRVLDSYRWLHLNDEDKRLLIAAAAGAGFAGVYIAPITGTVFCLEILYRRINARSVSVSLIMSVIATMIGSILKGFEPYYIVGSRDFSLLSVPLAIVLGLILGVTGTWFKQGVKAASSKQATGKNIFWQLPLLSFSAGAIAAFYPQIMGNGRGLAQLAMNTTTINSQVLGALLFGLVAKVVVTLFTIKCGGYGGTLTPSIAAGAVIGVFLGIPYMHFFPVVTLTQCAVIGASLFLAASQQAPLMALFMLFEVCHLNFTAFLPLGIGVAISIGISKWMQEAKASTK comes from the coding sequence ATGAAAGAAACGCAAGAGAACATTTCATTAGCTATTGCAACGGTTGTTCTTGGAATAGTCGTTGGGTTTAGCTCATTGATCCTTAGCGCTATTCTAGATTTAACAGAGCATTATTTTTTAAATTTTAACGAGACAAATAAGATTCCGGTTAATATTAATATTTTTCCTATTCATCGATTTGTCTCGGTGCTAATAGGGGGGATAATCGCTACCATTATTTGGTACTTCCTTCAGCGCCATTATCATCCAGTTAGCATTAAAAATGCCCTAAATGGTAAAGAAATGCCGTTAAGAAAAACATTTATTCACGTAGTTACCCAGATCTTTTTCGTAGGGACTGGGAATTTCATCGGTCGTGAATTAGCCCCACGAGAAGCAGGGGCTGCTATCGCTCAGAAATGGTCCCGAGTGCTTGATTCTTATCGATGGTTGCACCTTAATGATGAAGATAAACGTTTATTGATCGCCGCTGCTGCTGGAGCCGGATTCGCGGGGGTCTATATTGCACCTATTACAGGAACTGTTTTCTGTTTAGAAATTTTATACCGGCGCATTAATGCCCGTTCAGTTTCCGTTAGCTTAATCATGTCAGTAATTGCGACGATGATTGGTTCGATTTTAAAAGGATTCGAACCATATTATATTGTCGGAAGTCGTGACTTCTCTTTGCTATCCGTTCCATTAGCAATTGTGTTAGGCTTAATCCTTGGAGTAACCGGAACCTGGTTTAAACAAGGAGTTAAAGCAGCTTCTAGTAAACAGGCAACGGGTAAAAACATTTTCTGGCAGTTACCGCTTTTATCATTCTCAGCAGGAGCAATTGCAGCTTTTTATCCGCAAATTATGGGTAATGGACGGGGACTTGCTCAATTAGCCATGAATACGACCACTATCAATTCTCAAGTCCTAGGAGCGCTCTTGTTTGGCCTCGTTGCTAAAGTAGTGGTTACCTTATTTACAATCAAATGTGGGGGCTATGGAGGAACACTGACACCATCGATTGCCGCTGGAGCAGTTATTGGAGTATTTCTCGGTATTCCTTATATGCACTTCTTCCCGGTTGTGACTTTAACTCAGTGTGCAGTTATCGGTGCCTCATTATTTTTAGCAGCGTCACAGCAGGCACCGTTAATGGCATTATTTATGTTATTTGAAGTTTGTCACCTTAACTTTACAGCTTTTCTTCCCCTGGGGATTGGAGTCGCAATTTCAATTGGAATTTCAAAATGGATGCAGGAAGCAAAAGCAAGTACAAAATAA
- a CDS encoding IS30 family transposase: protein MTHLNDTMSTSLLTTHKKNAHLTKEERVMIATLKSQGLSNRAIGRQLGVNHQTINNELNRGTVRQLHRQKSNGKIYEYSYYIYSYEAGQATYLEHHRHSGRHRLYYSSKQFLRLADQLMLGEFDDHHYSPQAVIYKARDLMNDGTLIPKSVVTLYQWINEGVLRTSNLDLFEKPKRKHHRTHPQAKRCLGPNIAQRPQTADQRSEIGHWELDTVQGQKNGNDSVVLVMTDRLSRVNITSKIAGKTAHAVNQFFINLRQKMGTDAYYRIFKTITSDNGSEFSELTQVHDHVFYADPYSPWERGSNEINNRFLRKEITKGEAINNYSSAQIIATNDWMNHYPRAMFNGHSSMDIYRKAFYQEISQLHQPIINWSVLFI, encoded by the coding sequence ATGACGCACTTAAATGATACCATGTCTACTAGTTTATTGACTACTCATAAAAAGAATGCTCATCTTACTAAAGAAGAACGTGTGATGATTGCGACTTTAAAGTCGCAAGGACTTTCCAATCGCGCAATTGGTCGCCAATTAGGAGTTAATCATCAAACAATTAATAACGAGCTCAACCGTGGTACGGTCCGCCAACTTCATCGTCAAAAATCTAATGGTAAGATTTACGAATATTCTTACTACATCTATAGTTATGAAGCTGGTCAGGCCACATATCTTGAACATCACCGCCATTCTGGTCGTCATCGCTTATATTATTCTTCAAAGCAATTTTTACGATTAGCTGATCAGCTAATGCTTGGTGAGTTTGACGACCACCATTACTCCCCACAAGCGGTTATTTATAAGGCTCGAGATTTAATGAATGATGGCACCCTGATCCCAAAGTCGGTTGTAACTTTATATCAATGGATTAATGAGGGTGTGCTTCGTACGTCCAATTTAGACCTCTTTGAAAAACCTAAACGTAAGCATCATCGAACTCATCCGCAAGCTAAAAGGTGCTTAGGGCCTAATATTGCTCAACGACCTCAAACTGCGGACCAACGGTCCGAAATTGGCCATTGGGAACTAGATACAGTTCAGGGACAGAAAAACGGTAATGACAGTGTTGTACTAGTAATGACTGATCGCCTTTCACGAGTTAATATCACGAGTAAAATTGCTGGTAAAACTGCGCATGCAGTAAATCAGTTCTTTATAAATTTACGCCAGAAAATGGGCACAGATGCTTACTATCGCATCTTTAAGACAATAACCTCTGACAACGGTTCAGAATTTAGTGAGTTAACACAAGTTCACGATCATGTTTTCTATGCTGATCCGTATTCCCCTTGGGAACGTGGATCCAATGAGATCAATAACCGGTTTCTCCGCAAGGAGATTACCAAAGGTGAAGCTATAAATAACTATAGTAGTGCTCAGATCATAGCGACTAATGATTGGATGAATCACTATCCACGAGCTATGTTTAATGGACATTCGTCAATGGATATCTATCGTAAGGCCTTCTACCAAGAGATATCACAGCTCCATCAACCAATAATCAATTGGTCAGTATTATTTATTTGA
- a CDS encoding phosphatase PAP2 family protein — protein MHKKAQIGFGLFCWILFGVLLFNVLTKSPFVRLIDAGGFDLTAPVSKFKTTILTELTFMGDPVTVGIITIGLMLLLWRRGRATDSVWYGMLQFIGYCLVILIKYSVTRLRPSFRLIDVSGYSFPSGHTFSTAIFTFTILALLLPYCKVKWQRVILGIVGALWIIIIMYSRVYLRAHFTSDVIGAFLLASGWWLLANSQRAIFFHWLQKPVNKV, from the coding sequence ATGCATAAAAAAGCACAAATCGGATTCGGACTTTTTTGTTGGATTTTATTCGGAGTATTACTCTTTAATGTTTTAACTAAATCTCCATTTGTTCGTTTAATCGATGCAGGTGGCTTTGATCTGACTGCCCCAGTGTCTAAGTTTAAGACTACTATCCTGACCGAATTAACCTTTATGGGTGACCCAGTTACAGTCGGCATTATAACAATCGGCTTAATGCTCCTGTTATGGCGTCGCGGAAGAGCAACTGATAGTGTTTGGTATGGCATGTTACAATTTATTGGTTACTGTTTAGTTATCCTCATCAAGTATAGTGTTACTCGTCTCCGTCCTTCCTTTCGGTTAATTGATGTTAGTGGATATAGTTTCCCAAGTGGGCATACCTTTTCAACTGCTATTTTCACTTTTACGATCCTAGCCCTCCTTTTACCCTATTGTAAAGTTAAGTGGCAGAGGGTAATCTTAGGAATCGTCGGCGCTCTATGGATCATTATTATTATGTATTCGCGAGTTTATTTACGAGCTCATTTTACTTCCGATGTGATCGGGGCCTTTTTATTAGCTAGTGGATGGTGGTTATTAGCTAATAGTCAGCGCGCTATTTTCTTTCATTGGTTACAAAAACCAGTCAATAAAGTCTAA
- a CDS encoding IS30 family transposase codes for MTYTHLTTNELTIIAHSFVQKLKAYRVAQMIKRCAETVYRVYRYLETGASIADYQDHYMRNKQRCGRKRTQLSLAELTYINDKIAQGWTPDTIIGRAERPISCNRRTLYRMFERGQFGFDVRSLPMRGKRHPNGYVERRGKAGQLGRSIHERAKDFPHYATEFGHLEADTVQGKKHQGAVMTLTERQSKVEIVLNVHEKTADAINQHLSQWLRKFPRHFFKSITFDNGKEFAGWREIANQFDLHTYFAEVGAPNQRGLNENNNGLLRRDGLTKQLDFRNLPDELVTQLMSKRNNLPRKSLGYRTPYEVFMSYVTDEQLFSF; via the coding sequence ATGACTTACACCCATCTTACCACAAACGAGCTGACAATCATCGCCCATTCTTTCGTGCAAAAGCTTAAAGCGTACCGAGTGGCCCAAATGATCAAACGTTGCGCCGAAACCGTTTATCGCGTTTATCGTTACCTGGAAACCGGTGCCTCAATTGCTGATTATCAAGATCACTATATGCGCAATAAGCAACGTTGTGGCCGAAAACGTACTCAGTTGTCACTGGCTGAACTCACTTATATCAACGACAAAATTGCCCAGGGGTGGACGCCTGATACCATTATTGGGCGCGCTGAGCGCCCAATTAGTTGTAACCGGCGAACTCTTTACCGGATGTTTGAACGTGGCCAGTTCGGCTTCGATGTCCGTTCCTTGCCGATGCGAGGTAAGCGGCACCCGAATGGCTATGTCGAGCGCCGTGGGAAGGCTGGCCAATTGGGGCGAAGTATTCACGAGCGTGCCAAGGACTTTCCGCACTATGCCACTGAATTTGGGCACCTTGAAGCTGATACCGTCCAAGGCAAAAAGCACCAAGGGGCGGTAATGACCCTGACCGAACGCCAATCGAAGGTCGAAATTGTACTCAATGTGCACGAAAAGACGGCTGATGCGATTAACCAACACTTAAGTCAGTGGCTTCGGAAATTCCCGCGGCACTTCTTCAAATCGATTACCTTTGACAACGGAAAAGAATTCGCCGGCTGGCGCGAGATTGCCAATCAATTTGACCTTCACACTTACTTTGCCGAGGTTGGTGCTCCCAATCAACGAGGGCTGAACGAAAACAACAACGGTCTTTTACGCCGGGATGGCTTAACGAAACAGCTAGATTTCCGCAATCTTCCTGATGAATTGGTAACCCAACTGATGAGTAAGCGAAATAACCTGCCCCGTAAATCACTAGGCTATCGAACTCCATATGAAGTATTCATGTCTTACGTCACTGATGAGCAACTATTTTCTTTCTAA
- a CDS encoding lipocalin/fatty acid-binding family protein, protein MMVKSTKKKRSHIGLITFTILLVILLGILGINYKQFASKQLNPVYDNKVAKKDSPKITKTAKIVGSYRDDQDGAAIVLNENGTGQYVYADKNNPDTDDSLTWRKEGEHYLINLEDRDVTNPLTATLDNNKLVVTGSNGWNTETFQKVNEELNLQQFLNDMHKK, encoded by the coding sequence ATGATGGTGAAAAGTACTAAAAAGAAACGATCCCATATTGGGTTAATTACATTTACCATATTACTGGTAATCTTGTTAGGAATTTTAGGGATAAATTATAAACAGTTTGCTAGTAAGCAACTTAATCCAGTTTATGACAATAAAGTAGCAAAAAAAGATTCGCCTAAAATAACAAAGACTGCAAAGATTGTTGGATCGTATCGAGATGATCAAGACGGTGCAGCTATTGTCTTAAATGAAAACGGAACAGGTCAGTATGTTTATGCAGATAAGAATAATCCGGATACAGATGATAGCTTAACATGGCGTAAAGAAGGAGAACACTACCTTATAAATTTGGAAGATCGTGACGTAACTAATCCCCTTACCGCAACGCTTGATAATAATAAATTAGTTGTTACAGGTAGTAATGGCTGGAATACCGAAACGTTCCAAAAAGTTAATGAAGAGTTAAACCTTCAACAATTTTTGAATGATATGCATAAAAAATAA